The following nucleotide sequence is from Silene latifolia isolate original U9 population unplaced genomic scaffold, ASM4854445v1 scaffold_112, whole genome shotgun sequence.
CTTCCAGTCCATCAAGGATCGCCATTGCCTCCGCTACAGGCACCTCCCATCTCACCTCGCGGACCTGTGACACACCCCACATAACTTGTCCATTCCCGTCTCGACAAACTATACCCGTCCCCACTCCCTCCCCTTCCTTCACTCCCGCATCCACATTGATTTTGACAAACTCTCCCGGAGGTGGTATCCAGCCGCCATGTCCACTATCATCCTCGACCCCTCTACCTCGCACCCTGCCCCTACTATTGCTCCATACCGTGACCAGGCTCTCCCCCACCCCTTCGTGCAAGACATCTTCAGCTCTCTTCACTATCACCCGCGGGTCCACCACCACACCGTCAAACTCCACCTTATTCCGGTGTTCCCACATGGCCCAGCAACCAACCATCACCTTGTTGTAGTCCTGAGCATCCATCTCACTTCAAAGCGCCTCAACCCACTCCTTTATCCCGAGGCATGCTCTCCCCACCTCCCCGTCAACCCCCAAACCAGCCCAGACAAAACCCGCCACCCCGCAATCCCTAAAAAGATGAAGACTCGACTCAGAACAAGAAtgacaaaaagagaaaagagagtaCTCACCTCCAACTCGAGCGGCGATGTTCGCTTTTGTAGCTAATGCTTCCCGACATAGTTGCCAGAAGAAAAGTTTCACGCGGGGCCAGACCGGAGTTCTCCAGAGCTTGTTCCAAAGCGCCTTTTCCCGCTCCCAATTCGACCCCTCTACTGC
It contains:
- the LOC141637437 gene encoding uncharacterized protein LOC141637437; the encoded protein is MDAQDYNKVMVGCWAMWEHRNKVEFDGVVVDPRVIVKRAEDVLHEGVGESLVTVWSNSRGRVRGRGVEDDSGHGGWIPPPGEFVKINVDAGVKEGEGVGTGIVCRDGNGQVMWGVSQVREVRWEVPVAEAMAILDGLEEAKRRGLHRVVVESDCLQVIEALRRKDQGRSIFSLIIEDILSLSSTFISVIWSHTSRINNSVAHVLAHFRQGSVGKSVWDELLPPRADSAVTFDLSLL